The Fusarium falciforme chromosome 4, complete sequence genomic interval CTTCAAGGGACACCCCTTCTTCCCCATGCCGATCTCCTGGCCCACCACAACGTTCTCGCCATGCTCTCGCCTCCCCTGGCATCCCTCAAATATCCCAGTCCACCACCCCGCCGCATCGAACGAGTCTCCATTGTCTTGCATCCCGCTATATACCCTTTCTCGTCTCTACTTACATATTATCTCTTGTTCTCGACCTCATCTCTCTGTACTATACCCATCTAACCTCACCGTCTCTCACAGGCGTGCGGTGACGTCCTCACCAAGAAGAAACTCGACCCTCATCGAAACCGCTGCCGCGGCGCCACCTTTACCTGCATTGATTGCATGGTACACTTCCCCGGCGTCCAGTACCGATCTCATACCGTACGTATCACAGGACATGGCAGGCATCTTGGGAGTCATAGCTCCCATGTCCTCCCACTCCCTCCAAGCCCCTGAGTCTGTGTCATGTCTTCTGACATCATATAATAGAGCTGCATGACCGAGGACCAAAAGTATCAAGGCGCCCTCTACAAGgacaacaagaacaagaacaagaagcagAAACACAGCCACCCCAACTACAACCCTCCCACCACTCCCCAGCAGAACCAGACTCAGGTCCAGTCTCTGTCCCAAGCTAttgtcaacaccaacgacaataacaacgacgacgacgaagacgctATTATGGCCCACCACGCCTATGTCGAAGACCTCCCTGAAGACCGCGACTACGAATGGGCCGAgtacgaggaggaagatgacagcagcgacgacgagtttGCCGGCGGCCCCCCACCAGAGGCCCCGACTCCTCCTTCAGCTGCCCCTGAACCTCATGTCGACGTATTCGAGTTCCTCGTTGGAACGGGACAGACGCCCAATGCCTCCAACATGAACCTCGCAGCCTGCCACGGACTGGCTGACGCTGAGCCAAGCACTTCACTGGTGCGATACGAACCCAAGACGGAGGGCTACCCTTATAtggaggaagacgatgacgacgatgacgaagatgaggacgaggatgatgaggacgatgagcCTGTGGCCAAGTTCGCCAATGCTCCTCCGCCTGAGCCTCAGTTTGTCACACCAGCTCCGAAGACGGAGAGACGCAAGAGCCGAAGCAGcaccgagaagaaggacaagaagcgcaagcgaTTACACGTTGAGGTCCCCAACGACCAGGTCATGACTGATGCGCCCCCTGTGCTGCACTCGGGACTGACTGGTGGTCTGAGCCGTATGATGCGCCCCGTCTTCCCCCCATCTCCCGATTACTCTGGTGGTGACGCCCCTGAAGTCTCCCCTGCGAGCCCCTTGAAGAAGTCGAAGCACTCGAAGAAGCACGCCGCTGGTCACAGCCTGTTTGGCATGATTGCGGGCGccaccaagcccaagtctAAGAGCAAGTCCAAGACCAAGTCGTCAAAGACCAAGTCATCCAAGACTAAGAAGACATCTTCGTCAAAGAAGCACTCtcacaaggagaagaagcctcaGCTGATCGAATACCGACCTCAaagcaaggacggcaagaccGAGCCTGGCAACAACCAGGTGATCCTCTTCAAGCCTCGTGCCGACGTCTTCCTCAGCTTCGTGGATAAGGGACCCGAAAGCGAGAAGGGCCTGAGCATGAACAAGGTCTTGAAGCGCTTCCACCGGGAGCGTGAAGCTACGGGCAGCGAGCTTGGCAAAggcaaggaagagaaggaactCTGGCGGTCGCTACGTCTTCGCCAGAACGAACGAGGCGAGATCGTCTTGTTCTCTATTGAGTGAGTCTCCAGCTGAGGCCATACACCAAACATACAAAGAAAGAAacgaaaagaaaaaaacaacaGTGGGCAACCATGGCTGGAAGCCAAACGGATGTCGAAAGGGACAACG includes:
- a CDS encoding Zf-LYAR domain-containing protein, with product MVSFSCEACGDVLTKKKLDPHRNRCRGATFTCIDCMVHFPGVQYRSHTSCMTEDQKYQGALYKDNKNKNKKQKHSHPNYNPPTTPQQNQTQVQSLSQAIVNTNDNNNDDDEDAIMAHHAYVEDLPEDRDYEWAEYEEEDDSSDDEFAGGPPPEAPTPPSAAPEPHVDVFEFLVGTGQTPNASNMNLAACHGLADAEPSTSLVRYEPKTEGYPYMEEDDDDDDEDEDEDDEDDEPVAKFANAPPPEPQFVTPAPKTERRKSRSSTEKKDKKRKRLHVEVPNDQVMTDAPPVLHSGLTGGLSRMMRPVFPPSPDYSGGDAPEVSPASPLKKSKHSKKHAAGHSLFGMIAGATKPKSKSKSKTKSSKTKSSKTKKTSSSKKHSHKEKKPQLIEYRPQSKDGKTEPGNNQVILFKPRADVFLSFVDKGPESEKGLSMNKVLKRFHREREATGSELGKGKEEKELWRSLRLRQNERGEIVLFSIE